One window from the genome of Streptomyces sp. NBC_00708 encodes:
- a CDS encoding cobyrinate a,c-diamide synthase: MVNIPRLVVAAPSSGSGKTTVATGLMAAFAARGLAVSGHKVGPDYIDPGFHTLATGRPGRNLDAYMCGPELIAPLFAHGARGCGLAVVEGVMGLYDGASGLGELASTAHVAKLLRAPVVLVVDASSQSRSVAALVHGFASWDTEVRIGGVILNKVGSDRHEALLREALEESGVPVLGALRRAEGVSVPSRHLGLVPVAERRSDAVAAVAAMAGQVAAGCDLEGLVALARSAPALPGVEWGAGGAVGGAFGGAVPLPAPSRNRGSAPDPAPQTPEGLDMAEARPIVAVAGGAAFTFSYAENTELLAAAGADVVTFDPLRDEALPLGTRGVVIGGGFPEVYAPELSANEALRKAVAELARSGAPVAAECAGLLYLARSLDGLPMCGVLDADARMTKRLTLGYRDAVALTDNVLAPAGARMRGHEFHRTVIEPGAGDEPAWGMHRPERRVEGFVRGNVHASYLHTHWAASPGTAVRFVERCRG, translated from the coding sequence GTGGTGAACATCCCCCGCCTGGTCGTCGCCGCGCCCTCCTCGGGCAGCGGCAAGACCACCGTCGCGACGGGGCTGATGGCCGCGTTCGCCGCGCGGGGGCTCGCCGTGTCCGGGCACAAGGTGGGCCCCGACTACATCGACCCCGGTTTCCACACGCTGGCGACCGGGCGGCCGGGGCGCAACCTCGACGCGTACATGTGCGGGCCCGAGCTGATCGCGCCGCTCTTCGCGCACGGGGCACGGGGGTGCGGGCTGGCGGTCGTCGAGGGCGTGATGGGGCTGTACGACGGTGCCTCGGGGCTCGGCGAGCTGGCGTCCACGGCGCATGTGGCGAAGCTGCTGCGGGCGCCGGTGGTACTGGTCGTGGACGCGTCCTCGCAGTCCCGGTCGGTGGCGGCGCTGGTGCACGGGTTCGCGTCCTGGGACACGGAGGTGCGGATCGGCGGGGTGATCCTGAACAAGGTGGGGTCCGACCGGCACGAGGCGCTGCTGCGGGAGGCGCTGGAGGAGTCGGGGGTGCCGGTGCTGGGTGCCTTGCGGCGGGCGGAGGGGGTTTCCGTGCCGTCGCGGCATCTGGGGCTGGTGCCGGTGGCGGAGCGGCGGTCCGATGCGGTGGCCGCTGTCGCGGCGATGGCGGGGCAGGTGGCTGCGGGGTGTGACCTGGAGGGGTTGGTGGCGTTGGCGCGGTCGGCGCCGGCGTTGCCGGGGGTGGAGTGGGGGGCGGGGGGCGCCGTGGGGGGCGCCTTCGGCGGGGCTGTTCCCCTCCCCGCCCCTTCCCGTAACCGGGGCTCCGCCCCGGACCCCGCTCCTCAAACGCCGGAGGGGCTGGATATGGCGGAGGCGCGGCCCATCGTTGCTGTGGCAGGTGGGGCTGCTTTTACGTTTTCCTACGCGGAGAACACCGAGTTGCTCGCCGCTGCGGGGGCCGACGTCGTGACCTTTGATCCGCTGCGGGACGAGGCGTTGCCGCTGGGGACCCGGGGCGTCGTCATCGGGGGCGGGTTCCCCGAGGTGTACGCCCCCGAGTTGTCGGCCAATGAGGCGTTGCGGAAGGCCGTGGCGGAGCTGGCCCGGAGCGGGGCGCCGGTGGCTGCCGAGTGTGCCGGGTTGTTGTATCTGGCGCGGTCGCTGGACGGGCTGCCGATGTGCGGGGTGCTCGACGCCGACGCGCGGATGACCAAGCGGCTGACGCTCGGGTACCGGGATGCCGTGGCGCTCACCGACAACGTGCTGGCGCCCGCCGGGGCGCGGATGCGGGGGCACGAGTTCCACCGGACCGTCATCGAGCCCGGGGCGGGGGACGAGCCCGCCTGGGGCATGCACCGGCCCGAGCGGCGCGTCGAGGGGTTCGTGCGGGGGAACGTGCACGCGAGCTATCTGCACACGCACTGGGCCGCCTCGCCCGGCACGGCCGTGCGGTTCGTCGAGCGGTGCCGGGGGTGA
- a CDS encoding ZIP family metal transporter — protein MAVFVALGAFLMTLAGGWVAQRVSDRRHLVLGLAGGLMLGVVGLDLLPEAVEAAGGLVFGVPAALLLFVGGFLVAHLVERLLAVRQAAHGAAEERVPQVGLTAAAAMVGHSLMDGVALGAAFQVGGGMGAAVALAVITHDFADGFNTYTITSLYGNARRKALTMLFADAAAPVVGAATTLLFTLPEELLGCYLGFFGGALLYLAAAEILPEAHHDHPALSTLLCTVAGAGFIWLVVGLAQ, from the coding sequence ATGGCGGTGTTCGTCGCGCTCGGCGCGTTCCTGATGACCCTGGCCGGCGGCTGGGTCGCCCAGCGCGTCAGCGACCGCCGCCACCTGGTCCTCGGTCTGGCCGGCGGGCTGATGCTCGGCGTGGTCGGCCTGGACCTGCTGCCCGAGGCGGTGGAGGCGGCGGGCGGCCTGGTCTTCGGCGTCCCGGCGGCCCTGCTGCTGTTCGTCGGCGGTTTCCTCGTGGCCCACCTGGTGGAGCGGCTGCTCGCGGTGCGCCAGGCGGCACACGGGGCGGCCGAGGAACGCGTCCCGCAGGTCGGGCTGACGGCGGCGGCCGCGATGGTCGGCCACAGCCTGATGGACGGCGTCGCGCTCGGCGCCGCGTTCCAGGTCGGCGGCGGGATGGGGGCGGCCGTCGCGCTCGCCGTGATCACGCACGACTTCGCGGACGGTTTCAACACGTACACGATCACCAGCCTGTACGGGAACGCCCGCCGCAAGGCCCTGACGATGCTGTTCGCGGACGCGGCGGCGCCCGTCGTCGGGGCGGCGACGACGCTGCTGTTCACCCTGCCGGAGGAACTCCTCGGCTGCTATCTCGGCTTCTTCGGCGGCGCGCTCCTCTACCTCGCCGCCGCCGAGATCCTGCCCGAGGCGCATCACGACCACCCGGCCCTCTCCACCCTGCTGTGCACGGTGGCCGGAGCGGGTTTCATCTGGCTGGTGGTGGGCCTCGCGCAGTGA
- a CDS encoding LPXTG cell wall anchor domain-containing protein — translation MNSNTFRLAALAVAAAPVALLVTVPAHAAPATTTTSGGDGKASATVLRTALDVSLLNKAVDVPLKVTLNEVHAPRTAEETALSVRLDGVDRGKPFSVLKADVATAKATADKHRAAGYSNLANARVSLPGLAVFPLIEVEKVTSKAVCEAGSRPVAESNVLGHVSVLGKRVTLTAGGTTRVAVPGVGEVSLDLSKTETTSRTAAAVALQLKVSVNPGRLNVADVQGEVTLAEATCETPKGHGGHSGGGDNGGGHNGGGDNGGNENGGNENGGNENGGGENGGSGNGGSTGGGSGDGGSTGGGDKADTTGGGGDVKTQTGTDQAPAASDADLAETGSSSSTPYIAGGAALLLAAGAGAMVVTRRRARG, via the coding sequence TTGAACAGCAACACCTTCCGTCTCGCTGCCCTGGCGGTCGCCGCCGCACCCGTCGCGCTGCTGGTCACCGTCCCGGCCCACGCGGCTCCCGCGACCACCACCACGTCCGGCGGCGACGGGAAGGCGAGCGCGACCGTGCTCCGCACCGCGCTCGACGTCTCGCTCCTCAACAAGGCGGTCGACGTACCGCTGAAGGTCACGCTCAACGAGGTGCACGCACCGCGCACCGCCGAGGAGACCGCGCTGAGCGTCCGGCTCGACGGGGTGGACCGCGGAAAGCCGTTCAGCGTCCTCAAGGCGGACGTGGCCACCGCGAAGGCCACCGCCGACAAGCACCGCGCGGCCGGCTACAGCAACCTCGCCAACGCCCGGGTGAGCCTGCCGGGGCTCGCGGTGTTCCCGCTGATCGAGGTGGAGAAGGTCACCTCCAAGGCGGTCTGCGAGGCGGGCAGCCGCCCGGTCGCCGAGTCCAACGTGCTCGGGCATGTGTCGGTGCTCGGCAAGCGCGTCACGCTCACGGCGGGCGGCACCACGCGGGTCGCGGTGCCGGGTGTCGGAGAGGTGAGCCTCGACCTGTCGAAGACGGAGACCACCTCGCGCACGGCCGCGGCGGTGGCGCTCCAGCTGAAGGTGTCGGTCAACCCGGGCCGGCTGAACGTCGCGGACGTCCAGGGCGAGGTCACGCTCGCGGAGGCCACCTGCGAAACCCCGAAGGGCCACGGCGGCCACAGCGGCGGCGGGGACAACGGGGGCGGTCACAACGGCGGTGGTGACAACGGCGGCAACGAGAACGGGGGTAACGAGAACGGGGGCAACGAGAACGGCGGCGGCGAGAACGGGGGCTCCGGCAACGGCGGTTCGACCGGCGGCGGCTCCGGCGACGGCGGCTCCACGGGCGGCGGCGACAAGGCCGACACCACCGGGGGCGGCGGCGACGTGAAGACCCAGACCGGCACGGACCAGGCACCCGCCGCGAGCGACGCGGACCTGGCCGAGACGGGCAGCAGCTCCAGCACCCCGTACATCGCGGGCGGCGCGGCCCTGCTGCTGGCGGCCGGCGCGGGCGCCATGGTCGTGACCCGCCGCCGCGCGCGGGGCTGA
- a CDS encoding amidohydrolase family protein, translated as MTDHEASRVLHVKGRVLTGPDEVRDELWAVDGRVAYERPPGADDAVTVSGWALPGLVDAHCHVGLDHHGAVDAATSEKQALDDREAGALLLRDAGSPADTRWIDDREDLPKIIRAGRHIARPRRYTRNYAWEVEPDELVAYVAQEARRGDGWVKLVGDWIDREVGDLTALWPREAVEAAIAEAHRLGARVTAHCFAEDSLRDLVEAGIDCVEHATGLTEDTIPLFAERGVAIVPTLVNIATFPSLAQSGEAKFPRWSAHMRRLHERRYDTVRAAYDAGVPVFVGTDAGGVLAHGLVADEVAELVKAGIPPLEALSATTWGARAWLGRPGLEEGAPADLVVYDEDPRADVRVLAGPRRVVLNGRVIA; from the coding sequence ATGACTGATCACGAGGCATCGCGGGTGCTGCATGTGAAGGGGCGGGTGCTCACCGGACCCGACGAGGTCAGGGACGAGCTGTGGGCGGTGGACGGCCGGGTCGCCTACGAGCGGCCACCCGGCGCGGACGACGCCGTCACCGTCTCCGGCTGGGCCCTGCCCGGACTGGTCGACGCCCACTGCCACGTCGGACTCGACCACCACGGCGCCGTGGACGCGGCGACCAGCGAGAAGCAGGCGCTCGACGACCGGGAGGCGGGGGCGCTGCTCCTGCGGGACGCGGGCTCGCCCGCGGACACCCGGTGGATCGACGACCGCGAGGACCTGCCGAAGATCATCAGGGCCGGCCGCCACATCGCCCGGCCCCGCCGCTACACCCGTAACTACGCCTGGGAGGTCGAGCCGGACGAACTCGTCGCCTACGTGGCCCAGGAGGCGCGGCGGGGCGACGGCTGGGTGAAGCTCGTCGGCGACTGGATCGACCGCGAGGTGGGCGACCTGACCGCCCTGTGGCCGCGCGAGGCGGTGGAGGCGGCCATCGCCGAGGCGCACCGGCTGGGCGCCCGGGTCACCGCGCACTGCTTCGCGGAGGACTCGCTGCGCGACCTCGTGGAGGCCGGGATCGACTGCGTCGAGCACGCCACCGGGCTGACCGAGGACACCATCCCGCTCTTCGCGGAGCGCGGTGTGGCGATCGTCCCGACCCTGGTCAACATCGCCACCTTCCCCTCGCTGGCGCAGAGCGGCGAGGCCAAGTTCCCGCGCTGGTCCGCCCATATGCGCCGGCTGCACGAACGCCGCTACGACACCGTGCGCGCCGCCTACGACGCCGGGGTGCCGGTCTTCGTCGGCACCGACGCGGGCGGCGTCCTCGCGCACGGTCTGGTGGCCGACGAGGTCGCGGAACTGGTGAAGGCGGGCATCCCGCCGCTGGAGGCGCTGTCCGCGACGACCTGGGGCGCACGCGCGTGGCTCGGCAGGCCGGGTCTGGAGGAGGGGGCACCGGCCGACCTCGTGGTGTACGACGAGGACCCGAGGGCCGACGTGCGGGTGCTGGCCGGGCCGCGCCGGGTCGTCCTGAACGGGCGCGTGATCGCCTGA
- a CDS encoding aminotransferase class V-fold PLP-dependent enzyme, which yields MTHPFLDLAPLTAAHFAAIERRVAGLLATEQDVVVMQGEALLPLEGCIRGGARPGSTALNVVTGPYGQTFGNWLRDCGAEVVDLEVPFHTAVTAAQVAEALAAHPEIDFVSLVHAEAATGNTNPVAEIGEVVRAHGALFMLDAVASVGAEPLLPDAWGVDLCVIGAQKAMGGPAGVSAVSVSGRAWERIAANPQAPRRSYLSLLDWKERWIDGGRKALLHAPAQLEMLALEACVERIEAEGLDAVMARHAAAAAATRAGAVALGGGLTPYVREARDAAPVATTLRTPEGVDASALVARALAGEPSLPLIAGGGALSKEMIRVNHYGVDATRGAVLASLAALGSALADAGRQVDLEAARKAVSETWPSE from the coding sequence GTGACGCACCCCTTCCTCGACCTCGCCCCGCTGACCGCCGCGCACTTCGCGGCGATCGAGCGGCGGGTGGCCGGTCTGCTGGCCACCGAGCAGGACGTCGTCGTCATGCAGGGCGAGGCGCTGCTGCCCCTGGAGGGCTGCATCAGGGGCGGCGCCCGGCCCGGTTCGACGGCGCTGAACGTGGTGACCGGCCCCTACGGGCAGACCTTCGGCAACTGGCTGCGCGACTGCGGCGCCGAGGTCGTCGACCTGGAGGTGCCCTTCCACACGGCCGTCACCGCCGCCCAGGTCGCCGAGGCGCTGGCCGCGCACCCGGAGATCGACTTCGTCTCGCTGGTGCACGCCGAGGCGGCGACGGGGAACACCAACCCGGTCGCGGAGATCGGCGAGGTGGTGCGGGCGCACGGGGCGCTGTTCATGCTGGACGCGGTCGCCTCGGTGGGCGCGGAGCCGCTGCTGCCGGACGCCTGGGGCGTGGACCTGTGCGTGATCGGGGCGCAGAAGGCGATGGGCGGGCCGGCCGGGGTGTCGGCGGTGTCCGTGAGCGGGCGCGCCTGGGAGCGGATCGCGGCCAACCCGCAGGCGCCGCGCCGCTCGTACCTGTCGCTGCTCGACTGGAAGGAGCGCTGGATCGACGGTGGCCGCAAGGCGCTGCTGCATGCCCCGGCCCAGCTGGAGATGCTGGCCCTGGAGGCGTGCGTGGAGCGGATCGAGGCGGAGGGCCTCGACGCGGTGATGGCGCGTCACGCGGCGGCCGCCGCGGCCACCCGGGCCGGTGCGGTGGCACTGGGCGGCGGTCTGACCCCGTACGTGCGTGAGGCGCGGGACGCGGCCCCTGTGGCGACGACGCTGCGCACGCCCGAGGGGGTGGACGCGTCGGCGCTGGTCGCGCGGGCGCTCGCGGGCGAGCCGTCGCTGCCGCTGATCGCGGGTGGCGGGGCGCTGTCCAAGGAGATGATCCGGGTCAATCACTACGGGGTGGATGCGACGCGGGGCGCGGTGCTCGCCTCGCTCGCGGCTCTGGGGTCGGCGCTGGCCGACGCGGGCCGGCAGGTCGATCTGGAGGCTGCCCGGAAGGCCGTCTCGGAAACCTGGCCCAGCGAATAA
- the ectA gene encoding diaminobutyrate acetyltransferase — MTAAPADFASARSEFLTIDTPRVEDGAAIWRIARDSEVLDLNSSYSYLLWCRDFAATSVVARDETGTPVAFVTGYIRPDRPETLVVWQVAVDHGHRGTGLAAKLLDSLTARVAAEQGLASVETTVTPDNTASDRLFTSYAQRHDVALEREVLFDGGLFPEGTHLPEVLYRIGPFHA, encoded by the coding sequence ATGACCGCCGCACCAGCAGATTTTGCAAGTGCCCGAAGCGAATTCCTTACGATCGACACGCCACGAGTGGAGGACGGAGCCGCGATCTGGCGCATCGCCCGCGACTCCGAGGTCCTGGACCTCAACTCCTCGTACAGCTACCTGCTGTGGTGCCGTGACTTCGCGGCGACCTCCGTGGTCGCGCGTGACGAGACCGGCACGCCGGTCGCCTTCGTGACGGGGTACATCAGGCCCGACCGCCCCGAGACGCTCGTCGTCTGGCAGGTGGCCGTCGACCACGGCCACCGCGGGACCGGCCTGGCGGCGAAGCTGCTGGACTCCCTGACCGCACGCGTCGCCGCCGAACAGGGCCTCGCCTCGGTCGAGACGACCGTCACCCCGGACAACACCGCGTCGGACCGCCTGTTCACCTCCTACGCGCAGCGCCACGACGTGGCCCTGGAGCGCGAGGTGCTCTTCGACGGCGGACTGTTCCCCGAAGGCACCCATCTGCCGGAAGTGCTGTACCGCATCGGGCCGTTCCACGCCTGA
- the ectB gene encoding diaminobutyrate--2-oxoglutarate transaminase produces the protein MTITPPALSVFETLESEVRSYCRGWPAVFDRAQGARLTDEDGHSYLDFFAGAGSLNYGHNNPVLKRALIDYIERDGITHGLDMATTAKRAFLETFQNVVLRPRDLPYKVMFPGPTGTNAVEAALKLARKVKGRESVVSFTNAFHGMSLGSLAVTGNAFKRAGAGIPLVHGTPMPFDNYFDGQVPDFLWFERLLEDQGSGLNHPAAVIVETVQGEGGINVARAEWLRALQELCHRQDMLLIVDDIQMGCGRTGGFFSFEEAGITPDIVTLSKSISGYGLPMSLCLFKPELDVWEPGEHNGTFRGNNPAFVTAAAALDAYWADGQMEKQTQARGEQVEQTMLAICGEHDSARFRGRGLVWGLEFDDPARASAICARAFQLGLLLETSGPQSEVVKLLPPLTITPEELDEGLRTLARAVRETA, from the coding sequence GTGACCATCACCCCGCCCGCCCTCAGTGTCTTCGAGACCCTGGAATCCGAGGTCCGGAGCTACTGCCGCGGCTGGCCCGCCGTGTTCGACCGCGCCCAGGGCGCCCGGCTGACCGACGAGGACGGCCACTCGTACCTGGACTTCTTCGCCGGCGCGGGCTCGCTCAACTACGGCCACAACAACCCGGTGCTCAAGCGCGCGCTGATCGACTACATCGAACGCGACGGCATCACGCACGGCCTCGACATGGCGACCACCGCCAAACGGGCCTTCCTGGAAACCTTCCAGAACGTCGTGCTGCGCCCCCGCGACCTTCCGTACAAGGTGATGTTCCCCGGCCCGACGGGCACCAACGCCGTCGAGGCCGCCCTGAAGCTCGCCCGCAAGGTCAAGGGCCGCGAGTCCGTCGTCTCGTTCACCAACGCCTTCCACGGGATGTCGCTCGGCTCGCTGGCCGTGACCGGCAACGCGTTCAAGCGGGCCGGCGCCGGCATCCCGCTGGTGCACGGCACGCCGATGCCGTTCGACAACTACTTCGACGGCCAGGTCCCCGACTTCCTCTGGTTCGAGCGGCTGCTCGAGGACCAGGGCTCCGGGCTCAACCACCCGGCCGCCGTGATCGTGGAGACCGTCCAGGGCGAGGGCGGCATCAACGTGGCCCGCGCCGAGTGGCTGCGCGCGCTCCAGGAGCTGTGCCACCGCCAGGACATGCTGCTGATCGTCGACGACATCCAGATGGGCTGCGGCCGTACCGGCGGCTTCTTCTCCTTCGAGGAGGCCGGCATCACGCCGGACATCGTGACGCTGTCGAAGTCCATCAGCGGCTACGGACTGCCCATGTCCCTGTGCCTGTTCAAGCCGGAGCTGGACGTCTGGGAGCCGGGCGAGCACAACGGCACCTTCCGCGGCAACAACCCCGCGTTCGTCACCGCGGCCGCCGCGCTCGACGCCTACTGGGCGGACGGCCAGATGGAGAAGCAGACGCAGGCCCGGGGCGAGCAGGTGGAGCAGACGATGCTGGCCATCTGCGGCGAGCACGACAGCGCCCGCTTCCGGGGCCGCGGCCTGGTCTGGGGCCTGGAGTTCGACGACCCGGCGCGTGCGTCGGCCATCTGCGCCCGCGCCTTCCAGCTGGGGCTGCTGCTGGAGACCTCGGGCCCGCAGAGCGAGGTCGTGAAGCTGCTGCCGCCGCTCACCATCACCCCCGAGGAACTGGACGAGGGCCTGCGCACGCTGGCCCGCGCCGTCCGCGAGACCGCCTGA
- a CDS encoding ectoine synthase, with amino-acid sequence MIVRSFADVENTDRHVKAASGTWESKRIVLAQEKVGFSLHETTMYAGTETSMWYANHIEAVLCVEGEAELTDDETGEKHWITPGTMYLLDGHERHTMRPKTDFRCVCVFNPPVTGREEHDENGVYPLLTEEG; translated from the coding sequence GTGATCGTCCGATCGTTCGCCGACGTCGAGAACACCGACCGGCATGTCAAGGCCGCCTCCGGGACCTGGGAGAGCAAGCGCATCGTGCTCGCCCAGGAGAAGGTCGGCTTCTCGCTCCACGAGACCACGATGTACGCCGGTACCGAGACGTCGATGTGGTACGCGAACCACATCGAGGCGGTCCTGTGCGTCGAGGGCGAGGCCGAGCTGACCGACGACGAGACCGGTGAGAAGCACTGGATCACGCCGGGCACCATGTACCTGCTCGACGGCCACGAGCGCCACACGATGCGACCCAAGACGGACTTCCGTTGCGTCTGCGTCTTCAACCCGCCGGTCACCGGACGGGAGGAGCACGACGAGAACGGTGTCTATCCACTGCTGACCGAGGAGGGCTGA
- the thpD gene encoding ectoine hydroxylase produces MTTDVRTDLYPSRGAAEMTTPRQDPVIWSAPGAPGPITAKELQGYEHDGFLTVEQLIAPDEVTGYHAELERLIADPAVRADERSIIEPKSQSVRSVFEVHRISEVFARLVADERVVGRARQILGSDVYVHQSRINVKPGFGASGFYWHSDFETWHAEDGLPNMRTVSVSIALTENHDTNGGLMIMPGSHKSFLGCAGETPKDNYKKSLQMQDAGTPSDEALTKMADRHGIKLFTGRPGSATWFDCNAMHGSGDNITPYPRSNVFIVFNSVENTAQEPFAAPIRRPEFIGARDFTPVK; encoded by the coding sequence ATGACCACCGACGTACGCACCGACCTGTACCCCTCGCGCGGCGCCGCCGAGATGACCACTCCCCGCCAGGACCCGGTCATCTGGTCCGCGCCGGGCGCGCCGGGTCCGATCACCGCCAAGGAACTCCAGGGCTACGAGCACGACGGCTTCCTCACCGTCGAGCAGCTGATCGCCCCGGACGAGGTGACCGGCTACCACGCCGAACTGGAGCGGCTGATCGCCGATCCGGCCGTCCGCGCCGACGAACGCTCGATCATCGAACCGAAGTCGCAGTCCGTGCGCTCGGTCTTCGAGGTCCACCGGATCAGCGAGGTCTTCGCCCGGCTGGTCGCCGACGAGCGGGTGGTGGGCCGGGCCCGCCAGATCCTCGGCTCGGACGTCTACGTCCATCAGTCGCGGATCAACGTCAAGCCCGGCTTCGGTGCCTCGGGGTTCTACTGGCACTCGGACTTCGAGACCTGGCACGCCGAGGACGGTCTGCCGAACATGCGGACGGTGTCCGTGTCGATCGCGCTGACCGAGAACCACGACACCAACGGCGGGCTGATGATCATGCCCGGCTCGCACAAGTCGTTCCTCGGCTGTGCGGGCGAGACGCCGAAGGACAACTACAAGAAGTCGCTCCAGATGCAGGACGCCGGCACCCCGTCCGACGAGGCGCTGACGAAGATGGCGGACCGGCACGGCATCAAGCTCTTCACGGGCAGGCCGGGTTCGGCGACCTGGTTCGACTGCAACGCGATGCACGGCTCGGGCGACAACATCACCCCGTACCCGCGCAGCAACGTGTTCATCGTGTTCAACAGCGTGGAGAACACCGCACAGGAGCCGTTCGCGGCGCCGATCCGCCGCCCGGAGTTCATCGGGGCGCGCGACTTCACCCCGGTGAAGTAG
- a CDS encoding VOC family protein — protein MTSHVQHITIDCADAYTLGTFWSAVLDAPLSDDDLPGDPEALIEIPGTALLFVTVPDKKQTKNRVHLDVQPQDRTRDEEVERLLALGATLVGDHRKPNGRGWATLADPEGNEFCVECGAAERAALTGTRLPVTADDVTEAVRLTVDTLAASASADWRVPAGTLTWDCWETAEHLSDDLFAYAVQLGPRTPSVETEVPYHWGPRREGGPWNAIFADPEAGTAGLLQTLEASGALLAAMVRTASPALRSYHGYGVSDPEGFAAMGVVETLVHAHDIASGLGISWEPPAALCDRALARLFPDAPDDADRWAVLLWSTGRGDLPGRERVTSWKWRSAPLETKTPQA, from the coding sequence ATGACTTCCCATGTGCAGCACATCACCATCGACTGCGCCGACGCCTACACCCTGGGCACCTTCTGGTCGGCCGTGCTCGATGCCCCGCTCTCCGACGACGATCTGCCCGGTGACCCCGAGGCCCTGATCGAGATCCCGGGCACCGCCCTCCTCTTCGTCACCGTGCCGGACAAGAAGCAGACCAAGAACCGCGTCCACCTGGACGTCCAGCCCCAGGACCGCACCCGGGACGAGGAGGTCGAACGGCTGCTGGCCCTCGGCGCCACCCTGGTCGGCGACCACCGCAAGCCGAACGGACGCGGCTGGGCGACCCTGGCCGATCCGGAGGGCAACGAGTTCTGCGTGGAGTGCGGCGCCGCCGAACGCGCGGCGCTCACCGGTACGCGGCTGCCGGTCACCGCCGACGACGTGACCGAGGCGGTCCGGCTGACGGTCGACACCCTCGCCGCCTCCGCTTCCGCCGACTGGCGCGTCCCGGCCGGGACCCTGACGTGGGACTGCTGGGAGACCGCGGAGCACCTGAGCGACGACCTGTTCGCGTACGCCGTCCAGCTCGGCCCGCGCACGCCGTCGGTGGAGACCGAGGTGCCCTACCACTGGGGCCCCCGGCGCGAGGGCGGGCCGTGGAACGCGATCTTCGCCGACCCGGAGGCCGGCACGGCGGGGCTGCTCCAGACGCTGGAGGCGAGCGGCGCGCTGCTGGCCGCGATGGTGCGTACGGCCTCGCCGGCCCTCCGCTCGTACCACGGGTACGGGGTCTCCGACCCGGAGGGCTTCGCGGCCATGGGTGTCGTGGAGACCCTGGTGCACGCCCATGACATCGCGTCCGGCCTGGGCATCTCCTGGGAGCCGCCCGCCGCCCTGTGCGACCGGGCGCTGGCCCGGCTCTTCCCCGACGCGCCGGACGACGCGGACCGGTGGGCCGTGCTGCTCTGGTCCACCGGCCGCGGCGACCTTCCGGGCCGCGAGCGCGTCACCTCGTGGAAGTGGCGCAGCGCCCCGCTGGAGACGAAGACCCCGCAGGCGTGA